Proteins found in one Peptococcaceae bacterium genomic segment:
- a CDS encoding B12-binding domain-containing radical SAM protein: MKENVLLVYAPMDDYYYTEGVNDSPPLGLVALQNYVLRNEGLRVKVDIIDGEYHDLQEICEMIDQGDYDLVGIQPMMASYSNTLGILQKAKEKGITTVMGGHHATHLADRIIKNRSGLVDFIIVGDGEEAFASLVKEEPPERIPNLVYLHPETREVVCNETRNVPIDDGKIDYIDEKVLQQYRNGNHKTLERGEALASFRAYSHKGCSNRLNSQYCFFCGRADRGVRFKKPEVYLEELKYLAGMPSVRYVFEIGDDFLQSGEWLARLCELKEKHMPGNGMHLKIFARANRITPEIIDYLKRLDIDEVAIGFESGSEKILRNINKHASPADNLRAAELLYSHGIDTIASFVLGLPGEDKESLAKTYEQAQRVAELSYKYLHKAPQEVIANLIEINPGSPAYRKVERHLPQKYSQADSLDVREVQDDYFRVEFGLKSPGEIEAFRRELAAWGQAINRLGQYTYPAGWRRGDLA, encoded by the coding sequence GTGAAAGAAAACGTCTTGCTGGTATATGCCCCGATGGACGATTACTACTACACCGAAGGCGTCAACGACAGCCCGCCGCTGGGGCTGGTCGCCTTGCAGAATTACGTGTTGAGGAACGAGGGTCTGCGGGTTAAGGTGGACATCATCGACGGCGAGTATCACGACCTGCAGGAAATCTGCGAAATGATCGACCAAGGCGATTACGACCTGGTTGGGATCCAGCCCATGATGGCGTCATACAGCAACACCCTCGGCATATTGCAAAAAGCCAAGGAGAAAGGCATAACCACGGTTATGGGGGGGCATCACGCCACGCATTTGGCGGACAGGATCATAAAAAACAGGAGCGGGCTGGTGGATTTCATCATTGTCGGGGACGGGGAAGAAGCGTTCGCTTCCCTGGTAAAGGAAGAACCCCCGGAGAGGATACCCAACCTGGTCTACCTGCATCCCGAAACAAGAGAGGTCGTTTGCAACGAGACAAGGAATGTCCCGATTGATGACGGCAAAATCGATTATATCGACGAAAAAGTCTTGCAGCAGTACAGGAACGGCAACCACAAAACGCTGGAAAGAGGCGAAGCCCTGGCCAGTTTCAGGGCTTACAGCCACAAGGGGTGCAGCAACAGGTTGAACTCGCAGTACTGCTTTTTCTGCGGGAGGGCGGACCGGGGCGTGAGGTTCAAAAAACCGGAGGTGTATCTCGAAGAGTTGAAATACCTGGCCGGCATGCCCTCAGTCAGGTATGTCTTCGAGATCGGGGACGACTTTTTGCAAAGCGGCGAATGGTTGGCCCGGTTGTGCGAGCTTAAAGAAAAACACATGCCTGGAAACGGCATGCACCTCAAGATATTTGCCCGCGCCAACCGGATTACTCCGGAGATTATCGATTATTTGAAAAGGCTGGATATAGACGAGGTGGCCATCGGGTTTGAATCCGGCAGCGAAAAAATACTGCGGAACATCAACAAACATGCTTCGCCGGCCGATAACCTGCGGGCAGCCGAATTGCTGTATTCCCACGGCATTGACACCATCGCCAGTTTTGTTCTGGGCTTGCCCGGAGAGGACAAAGAATCCCTGGCCAAGACGTACGAGCAGGCGCAGCGAGTGGCCGAACTGTCTTACAAGTATTTGCACAAGGCTCCCCAGGAAGTCATCGCCAACCTCATTGAGATAAATCCCGGCTCCCCGGCCTACCGCAAGGTGGAACGGCACCTGCCCCAAAAGTATTCACAGGCCGACAGCCTTGATGTCAGGGAAGTGCAGGACGATTATTTCAGGGTGGAATTCGGCCTGAAATCACCCGGGGAAATTGAAGCGTTCAGAAGAGAACTGGCTGCGTGGGGCCAAGCGATTAACAGGCTGGGGCAGTACACTTACCCGGCGGGCTGGAGAAGAGGTGACCTTGCCTGA
- a CDS encoding glycine betaine/L-proline ABC transporter ATP-binding protein yields MTVKVKVENLSKVFGRNPKAVLEKIKSGVPKDAVLKETGHTVGVNNASFEVKEGETFVIMGLSGSGKSTLIRCLNMLNTPTEGKIYVDGENIVEYDRKKLREYRQKKVAMVFQHFGLFTHRTVLGNVEYGLEVRGIPKEERCKKAKKVLSTVGLEGWENYYPRQLSGGMKQRVGLARALANDPDILLMDEPFSALDPLIRRDMQLELLDIQAKLKKTIIFITHDVNEAFKLGDRVAVMKDGVIQQIGTPEEILEKPANDYIADFVQDVDRTKVLQAKNIMFLPGSLVFLKDGPHVALKEMEKSGLSSVFVVDSERRLQGLVTVDDAVRALKEHWPLKDILIKEYATTTPDTYVQDLIPLATASKYPIAVLDGNNRLLGIIARVSVLSALV; encoded by the coding sequence ATGACTGTTAAAGTGAAGGTTGAGAACCTATCCAAAGTGTTCGGGCGAAACCCGAAAGCGGTTCTAGAAAAAATAAAAAGCGGTGTGCCTAAGGACGCAGTTCTGAAAGAAACCGGGCATACCGTAGGCGTCAACAATGCCTCGTTCGAAGTAAAGGAAGGCGAAACATTCGTAATTATGGGCCTGTCGGGGAGCGGCAAATCTACGCTTATACGCTGCCTGAACATGTTGAATACGCCTACGGAGGGCAAGATCTATGTCGACGGGGAAAATATTGTCGAATATGACAGGAAAAAGCTGCGAGAATACAGGCAAAAAAAGGTGGCCATGGTCTTTCAGCATTTTGGGCTTTTTACTCACCGGACGGTCTTGGGTAACGTCGAATACGGGCTGGAAGTAAGGGGCATTCCCAAAGAAGAGCGCTGCAAAAAAGCGAAGAAGGTATTGAGCACCGTTGGATTAGAAGGCTGGGAGAATTATTATCCCCGGCAGTTGAGCGGCGGCATGAAACAGCGAGTAGGCCTAGCCAGGGCCCTGGCCAACGACCCGGATATTCTCCTGATGGATGAACCCTTCAGCGCACTGGACCCGCTGATCAGGCGGGATATGCAGCTCGAACTTTTGGATATCCAGGCCAAGTTGAAAAAAACCATCATATTTATTACCCATGATGTCAATGAAGCATTTAAACTGGGGGACAGGGTCGCGGTGATGAAAGACGGGGTCATCCAGCAGATAGGCACTCCGGAGGAAATCCTGGAAAAACCGGCCAACGATTATATCGCCGACTTTGTCCAGGATGTAGACAGGACAAAAGTGCTCCAGGCCAAAAACATCATGTTTCTTCCCGGCTCCCTTGTCTTCCTGAAAGATGGACCGCATGTTGCGCTAAAAGAGATGGAGAAAAGCGGATTGTCAAGCGTGTTCGTCGTTGACAGCGAGCGCAGGCTGCAGGGACTGGTGACGGTGGATGACGCCGTCAGAGCGCTGAAAGAACATTGGCCGTTAAAAGATATTTTAATAAAAGAGTATGCAACGACTACCCCCGATACTTACGTCCAGGACCTGATTCCCCTGGCTACGGCAAGCAAGTATCCGATAGCCGTGCTCGACGGGAATAACAGGCTTTTGGGAATAATCGCCAGGGTATCGGTCTTGTCCGCCCTAGTATAG
- a CDS encoding ABC transporter permease subunit — protein MFVKWLLHSFGQAFDVLIALLLWVLLKIELFLLWLPWWSVVAIVFLLGWRLKKFWAGALYALLVFMIGAFGLWDEMMSTLAVVMTSVIISLLLGIPAGILVAYNDKVGVVVKPTLDAMQTMPSFVYLIPAMMLFGLGKVPAVFATIIYSIPPVIRLTDLGIRSVPKEMVEAAHSFGSSTWQTLVKVQLPQALPSVMTGINQTTMMALAMVVIASMVGARGLGMEVLIAINRIDIARGFDAGLSIVILAIIIDRLLQGVVNRYKIPDS, from the coding sequence GTGTTTGTCAAGTGGCTTTTGCACAGCTTTGGACAGGCTTTTGATGTGTTGATAGCTCTGCTGCTGTGGGTGCTGCTTAAAATTGAGCTGTTTTTGCTTTGGTTGCCCTGGTGGTCCGTAGTCGCTATTGTTTTCTTGCTGGGCTGGCGGCTAAAAAAATTCTGGGCGGGAGCGCTTTATGCCCTGCTGGTTTTTATGATCGGCGCGTTTGGCTTGTGGGACGAGATGATGTCAACCCTGGCCGTGGTAATGACCTCGGTGATCATATCCCTGTTATTAGGAATTCCTGCCGGCATCCTGGTCGCTTACAATGATAAAGTGGGGGTTGTGGTAAAGCCTACCCTGGATGCTATGCAGACTATGCCCAGTTTTGTTTATCTAATCCCCGCCATGATGCTTTTTGGGCTTGGCAAGGTGCCGGCCGTGTTCGCCACCATCATCTATTCGATACCGCCGGTTATCAGGCTTACGGACCTTGGAATAAGAAGCGTTCCCAAGGAAATGGTGGAGGCTGCTCACTCCTTTGGCTCTTCGACCTGGCAGACGCTGGTCAAGGTCCAGCTGCCCCAGGCCCTGCCTTCCGTTATGACCGGTATCAACCAGACCACGATGATGGCGCTGGCGATGGTTGTTATCGCCTCCATGGTCGGGGCCAGGGGCTTGGGAATGGAGGTCCTGATTGCCATTAACCGGATTGACATCGCCCGGGGTTTTGATGCCGGTTTAAGTATCGTTATCCTGGCAATCATCATTGACCGTTTGCTGCAGGGGGTTGTTAACCGCTATAAGATACCTGACAGCTGA
- a CDS encoding ABC transporter substrate-binding protein codes for MLQCNHRKVLPITFLLAIFIVAMGIAGCAKKEAGRQAEQPEQKPTLVFADAGWDSIRFHNDVAGFIIKNGYGYKTDVITGNTPVTFTGLRRGDIDIYMEVWTDNIIDEYTDALEKGDIIEVSVNFDDDMQGLYVPTYVIKGDPSRGIKASAPGLRTVSDLAKYWQVFRDPEDKNKGRIYGAIPGWAVDKIITEKIKNYGLDKYYNIFHPGSDTALSTSMVQAVEKGVPWVGYYWEPTWIIGKYDMTLLQEEPYSKEKWEKGYMCQFPAVKVTVAINKDLTKDAPDVVEFLKKYKTSSSITSEALAYMQEKNVGTDEAAKYFLKNHKDTWTKWVPSEIAGKIEAALNK; via the coding sequence GTGTTGCAATGCAACCATAGAAAGGTTTTGCCGATAACGTTTTTGCTGGCAATCTTTATTGTGGCGATGGGAATTGCGGGATGTGCCAAGAAAGAAGCGGGCAGACAGGCAGAACAGCCGGAGCAAAAGCCAACCCTGGTTTTCGCTGATGCAGGCTGGGACAGCATTCGCTTTCATAACGATGTAGCTGGTTTCATAATCAAAAATGGCTATGGCTATAAAACGGATGTAATAACCGGCAATACGCCTGTTACCTTTACGGGTTTAAGAAGAGGCGATATTGACATCTACATGGAGGTCTGGACCGACAACATTATCGACGAATATACGGATGCCCTGGAAAAAGGTGATATCATTGAGGTTTCGGTAAACTTCGACGATGATATGCAGGGATTGTACGTTCCAACCTACGTGATCAAAGGTGACCCGAGTCGCGGGATTAAGGCTTCGGCTCCCGGACTCAGGACAGTCAGTGATTTGGCCAAATACTGGCAGGTTTTTCGGGATCCGGAGGACAAGAATAAGGGACGAATTTACGGGGCCATTCCTGGATGGGCTGTCGATAAGATAATAACAGAAAAAATCAAAAACTACGGCCTGGACAAGTACTATAATATTTTTCACCCAGGATCGGATACGGCTCTTTCCACTTCCATGGTTCAGGCCGTGGAAAAAGGCGTTCCCTGGGTGGGCTACTACTGGGAGCCGACCTGGATTATTGGGAAATACGACATGACCCTGCTTCAGGAAGAGCCTTACAGTAAAGAAAAATGGGAGAAGGGGTACATGTGCCAGTTTCCTGCTGTTAAAGTGACAGTAGCTATTAATAAAGACCTTACCAAGGATGCACCTGATGTGGTGGAATTTCTCAAAAAATATAAAACCAGCAGTTCTATCACCAGCGAGGCTCTGGCTTACATGCAGGAAAAAAATGTCGGGACCGATGAGGCGGCCAAATATTTTCTGAAGAATCACAAGGATACGTGGACAAAGTGGGTCCCGTCCGAAATTGCTGGAAAGATTGAAGCTGCGCTGAATAAATGA
- a CDS encoding dicarboxylate/amino acid:cation symporter, with product MSLSTKILIGLILGIIIGLILPKAAGLTALCKPVGSIFINSIKMVIVPLVLSSLVVGAASVGDVKKLGRIGAMTLGYYLATTALAVTIGLILGNILDPGIGLILPEGAKYAPGTPAPIADVIVNLIPSNPLDALVKANMLQIIFFALFVGIGVTLVGEKAQPVVWFFEGFAEVTYKIVGLIMAAAPVGVFALIVPVVQANGPSVLFPLAKVIAAVYIACILHAGLVYSAAVKTLGGMSPAKFFAGFLPAITVAFTTCSSSGTLPVSMKCAEENLGVSKDVASFVQPLGATINMDGTALYQGVCALFVAQVYGIDLTLGNQLTIILTATLASIGTAGVPGAGLIMLTLVLTSVGLPLEAVALIAGIDRILDMARTAVNVTGDASAAVIVENCEKKYAARQGSVAA from the coding sequence CTGTCACTGTCAACCAAAATCCTAATAGGGCTAATTCTCGGCATAATTATCGGCCTGATCCTGCCCAAGGCCGCGGGACTAACTGCTCTCTGCAAGCCAGTGGGCAGCATATTCATTAATTCAATCAAAATGGTAATCGTACCGCTGGTTTTAAGCTCGCTGGTGGTTGGCGCCGCATCTGTCGGAGATGTAAAAAAATTAGGCCGCATCGGGGCTATGACTCTCGGCTATTATTTGGCAACAACAGCTTTAGCCGTAACTATTGGTCTAATCCTTGGCAATATACTTGATCCCGGTATAGGCCTGATTCTCCCAGAAGGTGCCAAGTATGCGCCTGGAACTCCTGCACCTATCGCGGACGTGATCGTAAACCTTATACCTAGTAACCCGCTGGATGCGCTGGTCAAAGCCAATATGCTACAGATCATATTTTTTGCCTTGTTTGTGGGTATAGGCGTGACCCTGGTCGGGGAGAAAGCACAGCCCGTTGTTTGGTTTTTTGAGGGATTCGCTGAAGTGACCTACAAAATTGTCGGCTTAATCATGGCGGCGGCTCCTGTTGGCGTGTTCGCACTGATCGTGCCTGTCGTGCAGGCTAACGGCCCTTCCGTTCTTTTTCCGCTGGCTAAAGTAATAGCCGCAGTATATATAGCCTGTATTCTTCATGCCGGCCTTGTCTATTCCGCGGCTGTCAAAACCCTGGGCGGCATGAGTCCTGCCAAATTTTTCGCCGGTTTTTTGCCAGCAATAACGGTAGCCTTTACAACTTGCAGCAGTTCGGGTACGTTGCCGGTTTCCATGAAGTGCGCCGAAGAAAACCTTGGCGTAAGCAAGGATGTTGCCAGTTTTGTTCAGCCGTTAGGCGCAACTATAAACATGGACGGGACCGCTCTTTACCAGGGAGTTTGCGCTCTGTTCGTCGCTCAGGTATATGGCATCGATCTGACACTTGGCAACCAATTGACCATTATCCTGACGGCTACACTAGCATCGATCGGTACGGCTGGAGTTCCCGGAGCCGGCTTGATCATGCTTACATTGGTGCTGACTTCTGTCGGCCTGCCTCTTGAGGCAGTTGCTTTGATTGCAGGAATAGACCGCATACTGGACATGGCCAGGACCGCTGTTAACGTGACGGGGGACGCTAGCGCCGCTGTGATAGTTGAAAACTGCGAGAAAAAATATGCTGCTCGACAGGGAAGCGTTGCCGCTTAA
- a CDS encoding DNA-binding domain-containing protein: MKRVLAQLGVLGEAGCQDIVEIVLWLKKKGSLVDGAQEAYRLSGAFDYLREKYETEQGISMNTAAIEQRIRRTIKSALKNLANLGLEDYYDEVFTRYSSVLFDFGEVRKEMDFERGKSRYGGKINAKKFVEGILILLMDKV; this comes from the coding sequence ATCAAAAGAGTCCTTGCCCAGCTTGGAGTGCTCGGGGAAGCAGGGTGCCAGGACATAGTCGAGATTGTTTTATGGTTGAAAAAGAAAGGGTCGTTGGTTGACGGGGCACAGGAGGCATACAGGCTTTCCGGGGCCTTTGATTACCTCAGAGAAAAGTATGAAACGGAGCAGGGCATTTCAATGAATACGGCGGCTATCGAGCAGAGAATCAGAAGAACAATCAAGAGCGCGTTGAAAAATTTGGCAAACCTTGGCCTGGAAGACTATTACGACGAGGTATTTACCAGGTACTCTTCGGTTCTTTTTGACTTTGGCGAGGTCAGAAAAGAAATGGACTTCGAGAGGGGGAAAAGCAGATACGGCGGAAAGATCAACGCAAAAAAATTCGTGGAGGGAATATTGATTTTGCTTATGGACAAAGTATAA
- a CDS encoding D-glycerate dehydrogenase translates to MKPLVYVTRRIPEEGLNILRENAEVKVWEGELPPPYEVLLEEIREVEGILCLLTDRIDRKLLEAGKKLRVVSNYAVGFDNIDIQAATEKGVMVTNTPDVLTETTADLAFALMMAVARRIVEGVRYVENGRWKTWSPMLLLGQDIHGSVLGLIGLGRIGTAVARRASGFGMKVLYHSRTRNEMAERDLDLTCAGLEELLRESDFVSLHVPLTDMTRGMINRQTLSLMKKSAVLINTARGAVVNEKDLYEALKEGIIWGAGLDVTDPEPMRADNPLLSLDNVVVVPHIGSASVVTRTRMAVMAARNMAAGLKGEKPPNLVNAAVMKG, encoded by the coding sequence ATGAAGCCTTTAGTTTATGTCACCCGCCGGATACCGGAGGAGGGCTTGAACATTCTGCGCGAAAATGCGGAAGTGAAGGTGTGGGAAGGAGAACTACCGCCGCCGTATGAGGTGCTGCTGGAAGAGATCAGGGAGGTGGAGGGAATCCTCTGCCTGCTAACCGACAGGATAGACCGGAAACTGCTGGAAGCAGGAAAAAAACTGCGGGTCGTCAGCAACTATGCGGTCGGCTTTGACAACATAGACATACAGGCCGCTACTGAAAAGGGCGTCATGGTCACCAACACACCGGACGTTTTGACCGAGACGACGGCGGACCTGGCATTTGCCCTGATGATGGCGGTGGCCAGACGGATTGTGGAAGGAGTCCGCTATGTTGAAAATGGCAGGTGGAAAACCTGGAGTCCCATGCTGCTGTTAGGCCAGGACATTCACGGGTCCGTTCTGGGCCTGATCGGTCTGGGCAGGATTGGCACCGCCGTGGCCCGCAGGGCCAGCGGTTTTGGCATGAAGGTCCTTTACCACAGCCGTACCCGCAATGAGATGGCCGAAAGAGACCTGGACCTGACCTGCGCCGGCTTGGAAGAACTCCTGCGGGAGTCGGACTTTGTCAGCTTACATGTGCCGTTGACTGACATGACAAGGGGCATGATAAACAGACAGACCCTCTCTCTGATGAAAAAGTCGGCTGTGTTAATCAATACCGCGCGGGGAGCGGTGGTAAACGAAAAAGACCTGTACGAGGCCCTGAAGGAGGGTATCATCTGGGGGGCTGGCCTTGATGTGACTGATCCCGAGCCTATGAGAGCCGACAACCCCTTGCTGAGCCTGGATAACGTTGTTGTCGTGCCGCATATCGGCAGCGCTTCCGTCGTCACCAGGACCAGGATGGCGGTTATGGCTGCGCGGAACATGGCGGCGGGACTAAAGGGCGAGAAGCCGCCCAACCTGGTGAATGCCGCCGTGATGAAGGGGTAA
- a CDS encoding DUF5668 domain-containing protein, with protein MKERRVFGGLFLILLGTVFLLNNLGLISWDIWWAFLEFWPLLLIAIGFRLIFRHNPWLQAVVFLVLVAIPLVYYYWYGGGYFPRWI; from the coding sequence GTGAAGGAAAGGCGCGTCTTCGGCGGACTCTTTCTCATATTGTTGGGCACAGTGTTCCTCCTCAACAACCTGGGCCTGATCAGCTGGGACATCTGGTGGGCGTTTCTTGAGTTCTGGCCCCTGCTGCTGATTGCCATCGGGTTCAGGCTTATTTTCCGCCACAACCCCTGGCTCCAGGCGGTGGTATTTCTGGTATTGGTCGCCATCCCCCTGGTTTATTATTACTGGTACGGCGGCGGGTATTTTCCGCGCTGGATATAG
- a CDS encoding PspC domain-containing protein, whose protein sequence is MPENLYKSRTNKVIAGVCGGLAEYFKVDATLIRLAWALAIFAGGSGLILYILAVIIMPEAPANKTGAEGAPAEPTDAEGAGRETTGAAGAEPPAGSGGKAEGDARKRQVFGLILIGLGLYFILNRYIPFFSMHNWWPLVLIIIGLVIMFKGKGEKRP, encoded by the coding sequence ATGCCTGAAAACCTGTATAAATCGCGGACCAACAAGGTCATTGCCGGCGTGTGCGGCGGGCTGGCCGAATACTTCAAAGTTGACGCCACCCTGATCCGGCTGGCCTGGGCCCTGGCCATTTTTGCCGGGGGCAGCGGCCTGATCCTCTATATCCTGGCCGTGATCATCATGCCGGAAGCGCCGGCGAACAAGACCGGGGCTGAGGGAGCACCGGCTGAGCCTACTGATGCCGAAGGAGCAGGCCGGGAAACAACCGGGGCGGCAGGGGCGGAACCGCCGGCCGGCAGCGGCGGCAAGGCGGAAGGGGACGCCAGGAAGCGGCAGGTATTCGGCCTGATCCTGATCGGCCTGGGCCTGTATTTCATACTTAACCGCTACATCCCGTTTTTCAGCATGCATAACTGGTGGCCGCTGGTCCTGATCATCATTGGCCTGGTCATCATGTTCAAAGGCAAGGGGGAGAAACGCCCGTGA
- the yihA gene encoding ribosome biogenesis GTP-binding protein YihA/YsxC: MKITKAEFAACAVNPSQYPAGGQPEIALVGRSNVGKSSLINKFLNRKNLARTSSQPGKTQTINFYRINDSWYFVDLPGYGYARVSKELKLSWARFINDYLEKRPQLAGIIMIVDIRHPPSGDDVRMFVWLEHSGLPFIIVATKADKVPRGRWAAHRQAVARGLKPDGVELPVVIFSAQTGYGMEELAAWVEQRVAGGLTDK, encoded by the coding sequence ATGAAAATTACCAAAGCCGAATTTGCCGCCTGCGCGGTAAACCCTTCCCAGTACCCTGCCGGCGGTCAGCCGGAAATTGCCCTGGTTGGCCGTTCCAACGTGGGTAAATCTTCGCTTATCAATAAATTTCTCAACCGGAAGAATCTGGCCCGGACCAGCAGCCAGCCAGGCAAGACACAGACCATCAATTTCTACCGTATCAATGACAGCTGGTATTTCGTTGACCTGCCCGGCTACGGGTACGCCAGGGTTTCCAAAGAGCTCAAATTGTCCTGGGCCAGGTTTATCAACGATTACCTGGAAAAAAGACCGCAGCTTGCGGGCATCATCATGATTGTCGATATCAGGCACCCGCCCTCCGGGGATGACGTCAGGATGTTTGTCTGGCTCGAACACTCGGGTCTGCCGTTCATCATCGTGGCCACCAAGGCGGACAAAGTGCCGCGCGGCCGGTGGGCCGCCCATCGGCAGGCCGTGGCCCGGGGTTTGAAGCCGGACGGGGTTGAGTTGCCGGTCGTAATTTTTTCCGCCCAGACCGGATACGGCATGGAGGAGCTGGCGGCATGGGTCGAGCAACGGGTGGCGGGCGGATTGACGGATAAATAA